The following coding sequences lie in one Lolium perenne isolate Kyuss_39 chromosome 2, Kyuss_2.0, whole genome shotgun sequence genomic window:
- the LOC127331467 gene encoding NAC domain-containing protein 92: MSDVTAVMELGVEEPRLELPPGFRFHPTDEEVVTSYLTPKVLDKTFSCLVMADVDLNKCEPWDLPSQAKMGEKEWFFFVHKDRKYPTGMRTNRATESGYWKATGKDKEILRGKGRAAVLVGMKKTLVFYMGRAPHGTKTPWVMHEYRLDGRLPAHLPRSAKDEWAVCRVFNKDLAAKNAPQPAHAAAGGLLDRTDSFAFLDDLLASADLPALVDSPFGAVEDDFAGASSSTSGAAAPVEPDMGFYHEVKTEQHVAPPPPQPQQTQGPYYFSMPAAPTGIPSGVRAGYSQYHQGEGSQQDAIRRHCRPQAPSSSALLGPLLGAAEAEMPSLMPPTRQPSFLDLDDLSSDPLMDYTNMWKY, encoded by the exons ATGTCGGACGTGACGGCGGTGATGGAGCTCGGGGTGGAGGAGCCGCGGCTCGAGCTGCCACCGGGGTTCCGCTTCCACCCCACCGACGAGGAGGTGGTCACCAGCTACCTCACGCCCAAGGTGCTCGACAAGACCTTCTCCTGCCTCGTCATGGCCGACGTGGATCTCAACAAGTGCGAGCCATGGGATCTCCCAA GCCAGGCCAAGATGGGGGAGAAGGAGTGGTTCTTCTTCGTCCACAAAGATCGCAAGTACCCCACTGGGATGCGCACCAACCGCGCCACGGAGAGCGGCTACTGGAAGGCCACCGGCAAGGACAAGGAGATCCTCCGCGGCAAGGGCCGCGCCGCCGTCCTCGTGGGCATGAAGAAAACGCTCGTCTTCTACATGGGCCGCGCCCCGCACGGCACCAAGACGCCGTGGGTCATGCACGAGTACCGCCTCGACGGCAGGCTCCCCGCCCACCTCCCCCGCTCCGCCAAG GACGAATGGGCCGTGTGCCGGGTGTTCAACAAAGACTTGGCGGCGAAGAATGCGCCGCAGCCGGCGCACGCGGCGGCGGGCGGCCTGCTGGACCGCACCGACTCCTTCGCCTTCCTCGACGATCTCCTCGCGTCCGCCGACCTGCCGGCGCTCGTGGATTCGCCCTTCGGCGCCGTGGAGGACGACTTCGCCGgcgcctcgtcctccacctccggcGCTGCCGCGCCGGTGGAGCCGGACATGGGCTTCTACCACGAGGTCAAGACCGAGCAGCACgtggcgccgccaccgccgcagcCCCAGCAGACGCAGGGCCCCTACTACTTCTCCATGCCGGCGGCGCCGACCGGCATCCCTAGCGGCGTCCGCGCCGGGTACTCGCAGTACCACCAGGGCGAGGGGAGCCAGCAGGACGCGATCAggaggcactgccggcctcaggcGCCGTCGTCGTCTGCGCTCCTTGGCCCGCTCCTCGGCGCTGCCGAGGCGGAGATGCCATCCCTGATGCCGCCGACGAGGCAGCCGTCGTTCCTGGACCTGGACGACCTCTCCTCCGACCCGCTCATGGACTACACCAACATGTGGAAGTACTAA